A genomic stretch from Sphaerodactylus townsendi isolate TG3544 linkage group LG15, MPM_Stown_v2.3, whole genome shotgun sequence includes:
- the HIGD1B gene encoding HIG1 domain family member 1B: MSTDDGGWVPEHESTVRTKLLQKARKSPLVPVGLVGFVVVAAYGLYRMKERGNMKMSIHLIHTRVAAQACVVGAITLGAVCSMYKEHFTKQPPAGRQQ; encoded by the exons ATGTCAACTGACGATGGCGGTTGGGTTCCAGAACATGAAAGTACAGTCAGGACCAAACTGCTACAAAAGGCACGGAAGAGTCCTTTGGTGCCCGttg GCCTGGTGGGGTTTGTGGTTGTAGCAGCCTATGGCCTTTACCGAATGAAGGAAAGAGGGAACATGAAGATGTCCATCCACTTAATTCACACTCGGGTAGCTGCCCAGGCTTGTGTGGTTGGAGCCATAACTCTTG GTGCTGTCTGCAGCATGTACAAAGAGCACTTCACAAAACAGCCTCCCGCTGGACGGCAGCAATAG